TTATTTAAAGGCATGGCGATCGCGGGAAAAGGCTTTGGACATGATCCGGGGGGGTGCGGAGGAATCATTCCAATTGCTGCCATCTTATCTGTACATGTTGAATATAAAAAACTCTGGAACTATTGCTGAAATCGAGAGTAACAATGAGAGCATATTCAAGTACCTATTTATAGCAATTAGTGCACGTCTTGCCGAATTTCGTAGTCAAATGCGGCCCGTAATTGCAGTTGACGCTTGCTTTCTCAAGGGTAAATATCTTGGTAGTTTGTTTGTTGCCACATCCAAAGACGGTAACAACAATGTATATCCTATAGCATGGGGAGTAGGAGATTCCGAGAATAATGCCTCATGGGAATGGTTCTTCACTAAATTGGGATCAGCAATTGGCCAAAACATACTtgatttggtatttgtgttTGACAGGCACAAAAGCATCAGTAAGGCAGTACTGACGATTTTCCCTAATGCACTACACGTACATTGTATATATCACATTGGCCAGAACGTTAAGGCTAAATTCAAGCATGAAAATGTGCATTGTTTGTTCTACAAGGCAGCGAAGGCTTATCGAGAATCAGAATTCCATGAATTGTTTAACGAGCTTGAGCGATATGATCCAGCCGTCGGCACCTATCTTAGAGAGGTCGGCTTCAGTTGTTGGGCACGTGCTTATTCAGATGGGAAGCGGTTTGATATAATGACGACAAACATTGCAAAATGCCTCAATGCAGCTTTGGCGGATGTAGTAAATTGCCTATTCAATGTTTGATGGAGTATATTAAGAATATGCTACAACAATGGTCTTATGAGAGACGAGGTCATGCTAGTAAGATGGGTGGAGATCTAACCTCTTGGGCTGAAGGAGAAATAGCCAAAAGATTTTCATTATCCCAATATTGGCAGTCAGAACCGATTGATATGTATAGATTCAATATCAAATATGGTAACTCCGGTGGCATAGTAGACTTGAAGGCGAAAACTTGCTCATGTCAAGTGTTTGATTTCGACAAATTGCCATGTGGACATGCCTTGGCTGCTGCACGTTCACGTAATATTGACCCATACACTTTGTCATCCACATCCAAATAGAGGCTCTGTTGTGTGCCTATGCTGATCCGATTATACCGGTGGGCAGTCTGACCGATTGGATCGTACTAGATGAAAGTGCATATATTAATTTACTACCTCCGGCAACTAGACGCCCATGTGGAAGACGCAAGACATGCCGAATTCCTTCAGCCggtgaagagaagagaagggtaAAATGTGGTCATTGTGGTCAAATTGGCCACAATCGCCAAACTTGCTCAAATCCAATAAGTCTGGATGAAAAAAAGGAAGGCAGCAGGAAAGATGCAAGAGTGGATCATGTTTGACTCGTCTGACACATATATTTGTATTGAACCCatatatttgtttctttcaccaatgttgtaataaatatttaaatatacattcaAATATGGTAACAACCATGGAACAAGTATCATTGCAGTATTTAAATAGAAATTGTTTGGTGATCGATATCGGTTCGGACATATCAGTTATCATCACTATGTATGTAAACCGATTAAACAACAATGTATATAAAATCTAACAATCGGTAACTGACACAATATATATGGAATCCTATACATTAGCATTAATATCCGATATGTATATAGAATCAGCATTAATAATATCCGATCTATATTAACCGACACATCCATGTCCTAACACTATCGATTTTAAGAAACCGATCTAACAAGGAacataagtttaatttataattaaaaaatcgaTATCGGTTATATAACCGACGTATGCAAAAGTTTATAACAGGGTATCGGTTCATATGTATCGATCACGTAACCGACGTATGAAAATCGATTATAATAAATGAGGAGGATATCGGTGCATATAACTAACACATCCATGTCCTAACACTATCGATTTTAAGAAACCGATCTAACAAGGAacataagtttaatttataattaaaaaaccgATATCGGTTATATAACCGACGTATGCAAAACTCTATAATAGGGTATTAGTTCATATGTATCGATCACGTAACCGACATACGAAAACCGATTACAATAAATGAGAAGGATATCAGTTTGTTTGAATCGATCATCGGCCAATATTTTGCAAACGAATTAACCTTTGTATTAGGATATCGGTGCATATAACCGACGTATATAAATCGATGAAATAGAATACAAAGGATATCGGTAATTTACATCGGCATTTGGTCGATATGTTGTACTGATATCGGTTTAGATGTTTATTACCTACTTCGGTTTCATGAGCGATATGAGTGCATGTAAATTTAAATGCTCCAATCATATTACAATAATCTAGAtgcatgtataaattattttaaatttaaatgtttattacAATAAGGTAAATTTACAGTTATATTACAACTATATTCGAAGAATGACAACAATCATTACAGTTATTCCAATAACCTGTACACAATATGTACTATGCAAAGAATGCAAATTTACAaataactacaaatataattgtttattttttatttatcttgttatctATTTTATCTGCAATCTTGGCTGCAAAATCCCTTGCATCCAATATTGCAAATGCATAAAGCTCTCAAGCCATTCGAGTTCTAAATTGTGAAGCTTTTGACTAGGTCGTTTCTACAATTGATTTGTTGTGGGCCATTAATTCCATCCACTTCAGAACAAAAATCCGACAATCACCACCCCTGCCAATTATAAACAAGTTGCAAAAATTAATAGGCATCACAATCAAAacaactttaaataataaaaataaaataaatgtttctTACCTAGTTTGCTACAAAGCGTCCTCAATCTTTAATTCTCATTTATCCTTCACAATAAATCCAGGTTTCAAATCTCCGTATCCACATTTTGCTAGAAGTTTTTGGTATCATCTTTACCATATATTGAAACTTCTTTTCATAACCTATGGGTTTGGTAGAGGAGTAAACATGAACATGTTGAGAGCCCAAATCAACCCTAACCAGAACCCAGTGATTATTATCGATGTTTGCAGGGCAGAGCACGTTATCTACATTCAAAAATGGGTTGGAGTAACCCGTCTCAgcccaaaaaaatacaacaggGATGTCGTGATCATCCCACGTCTTCCATTTGCCTGCCTTATAAAGTTCCCAATCACTTTTCAAGGCTTGCTGTGTgaggtcaaaatgataaatagttaatttccaaaataaacagttaattccatataaatattttgatatatattgatTGTTGTATAACTTACGGCAAATGTTGTATCAACCAATGTTAACTCTTGATTGTAAGTATGTGATTCCTTCATTCTCTTGTTAAGCATGTACACATAGTTGTCCATGTGCTGCAAGGATTTAAACAAAGTATCATAAACACCTATTggttataaataaatgatcatAACCGACATCGAATACCGATATATAAATACCAATACACTATCGGTAACATAAATCGATCATTAACCAATATATAAAAATCGATATATGAATGTCGATAAAGGTTTCATAACTGAAATATACATAGCAATACAACCATCGGTAACATATATCGGTCATTAACCGATGTATGAATACCGATATATGAATGTCGATAAAGGTATATTAACCGATATATAATTACCAATACAATTGTCGATAACATATATCGATCACACCGATATATGAATGTCGATAAAGGTTTCATAACCGAAATATACATAGCAATACAACCGTCGGTAACATATATCAGTCATTAATCGATGTATGAATATCGATATATGAATATCGATAAAGGTGTCATAACCgatatataattatcaatacAACTGTCAGTAACATATATCGATCACACATCGATATATGAATACCAATAGCAGAATTACTatacaattagagaattacTTACCTCAGATTGGAGCCACTTGACCGGTGCAGTGAATATCTCAAAAAAGTCCTTATTCATTGAACAACAGCTTGCGATTATAGTTGATATCCGATTATTTggctttttcatatatttttttaaggacTCTCAAATAATACTAGTTTGAGCACTTATGTCTAGGGG
This genomic stretch from Diospyros lotus cultivar Yz01 chromosome 1, ASM1463336v1, whole genome shotgun sequence harbors:
- the LOC127807228 gene encoding uncharacterized protein LOC127807228, whose product is MRPGHCQANNRVIGSHVKPYYEDVKRIHKPKNIINDVRKEFGVNISYLKAWRSREKALDMIRGGAEESFQLLPSYLYMLNIKNSGTIAEIESNNESIFKYLFIAISARLAEFRSQMRPVIAVDACFLKGKYLGSLFVATSKDGNNNVYPIAWGVGDSENNASWEWFFTKLGSAIGQNILDLVFVFDRHKSISKAVLTIFPNALHVHCIYHIGQNVKAKFKHENVHCLFYKAAKAYRESEFHELFNELERYDPAVGTYLREVGFSCWARAYSDGKRFDIMTTNIAKCLNAALADVVNCLFNV